The following DNA comes from Methanothermus fervidus DSM 2088.
CTTAATTTGGAGGTTCTTAGTCCTAGTGTGAGAATATCAAGAGTTGAAAAAAATATAATTCCTAGTTTACAAATGGTACTTCCAAATATTCGGTTCTGGGGACATGTTCCAGGATCCTGTCATTGGGGAAGCGAATGCCTTGGCGGCGCTGATGGATATATAACACTTCCAGTGACATTAATACATTTTCTCAGGCTCCCATATCATATATTTTATGGTATACTCGTAAATCAGAAAGATTACATTGATTATATGCTTCCAGGTATATTTGCAGTTGCTTTTGATGGAGGTTATTTCTCATTGCTGTTTTTACTTGTCTGGGTAGCATTTGTAACAATTTTAGCATCCAAAATATTAAAAAAATATAAAGAAAAAAGGTCTGAAGGAAGTACACGATATTTAGGCAGAGAGGCATTACTTATAGGATCACTATCAGCATTTATTTCTCAAAGTATGGTAGGTCTTTTTGTAGTTAATCGTAGTTTCAATGAATCAGCGCTCCTTACTTATATAATAATTTCTGCTTTAACAGTCGCACATGTAATCAAAGTAGAGCAGTGAACTTCTCCACAAAGTCCCTTCTTTATAGAGAAGACTTGTTTGAAAAATTATCTCTTTATATGAAATAATCCTGAAAGGCTATCAAAGTTGTCTCTTCCATCCTTTAGAATCTTACATGCTAATATAATCTCTTAACTTATTTTCATAGCTTATCCTTTTGACGTTGGATTTACTTTCCTGAATACGGGGCTTTTCCAGCTTGTATTAGTAAGTGTAGAAATTTATCCCAAGCATCCAATGTTTGGGCAAAATTATGCTTTCTTAAAAGTTATATTTATTGAATAACTATTATATTCAACTCATCTCCACGCTTCGCTAAAAACTTCTTGCCAATAGAATTAAAAATTAATGAGGTGGAAGTAGTGAAATCACAATATAAAAATTTAGTTGAAATATATAATAATTTAGAAAATAAAGCAACTACAATGGCACTAATAGAGGGTATAATAATTTGCATTATGAGTTTAAGCATAACACAGTTAATGAAGCTTTCAAACTTTGTATTTCTTCTCATACTTCCTCTAATTTTTTTAAGTTCATCTGAAATTTATAGTATTAAGTCAATGTTTTTACAAATCAATGAAGAAGACAATGAAATTAAAAAATTTCAGGAGAAAATAACATTGAAAAGAAAATATGTGAATAAGGCCATAAAATTTTTTATTCTTGGATTGTTTACATATATCATAATCTTTATTTTTTTATTTTTTGAAGTTAAA
Coding sequences within:
- a CDS encoding conserved hypothetical protein (KEGG: mth:MTH1037 hypothetical protein~SPTR: O27116 Putative uncharacterized protein), whose product is MIIAQNNLQFILEVAILVHLGILFLFNLLNVSLRLALSLSLLLTMFLSLIFSLDTLCLFLPFVSHQEFTHAFGPLSILGWVTLTSGIQILRERGVTSPSLSKINILLFFIILIAGGIMHRSFLLMWLLGVGIGYYLISKCYKTKTKIKFKTISYFVVIALTSFTVLEILSRILNLEVLSPSVRISRVEKNIIPSLQMVLPNIRFWGHVPGSCHWGSECLGGADGYITLPVTLIHFLRLPYHIFYGILVNQKDYIDYMLPGIFAVAFDGGYFSLLFLLVWVAFVTILASKILKKYKEKRSEGSTRYLGREALLIGSLSAFISQSMVGLFVVNRSFNESALLTYIIISALTVAHVIKVEQ
- a CDS encoding hypothetical protein (KEGG: mae:Maeo_0646 hypothetical protein~SPTR: A2BVF0 Putative uncharacterized protein), whose amino-acid sequence is MKSQYKNLVEIYNNLENKATTMALIEGIIICIMSLSITQLMKLSNFVFLLILPLIFLSSSEIYSIKSMFLQINEEDNEIKKFQEKITLKRKYVNKAIKFFILGLFTYIIIFIFLFFEVKFKY